The Lewinellaceae bacterium genome includes a region encoding these proteins:
- a CDS encoding sigma-70 family RNA polymerase sigma factor, with the protein MKKHEDHQYIEALAKGDRQVLEMIYQQHLAPVKNWVIKNNGTPADAKDIFQESILAIYTKAMDPDFNLTCPLGAFVFHICRNKWISQLRKNKRMEGVIKEEQERYENNWDMAQLIVQVEEEEIRQSKLDKAFSQLSELCQKLLQLVSDGIAAEDISSQLEMAKVSTFYRRKNACIDRWRDLYSNENSGL; encoded by the coding sequence ATGAAAAAACACGAAGACCACCAATACATAGAAGCCCTTGCAAAAGGAGACAGACAAGTACTGGAGATGATCTACCAGCAACACCTGGCTCCGGTTAAAAATTGGGTAATAAAAAACAATGGTACTCCTGCGGATGCAAAGGACATTTTCCAGGAATCCATTCTCGCCATATATACCAAAGCCATGGACCCTGATTTCAATTTAACCTGTCCGCTGGGCGCATTTGTTTTTCATATTTGTAGAAACAAATGGATCAGCCAGCTCAGAAAAAATAAAAGGATGGAAGGGGTAATAAAGGAAGAACAGGAGCGATATGAAAACAACTGGGACATGGCCCAACTGATTGTACAAGTCGAAGAAGAAGAGATCAGACAATCCAAACTTGATAAGGCCTTTTCGCAATTAAGCGAGTTATGTCAAAAATTATTGCAACTCGTAAGTGACGGAATAGCTGCTGAAGATATTAGCAGCCAACTGGAAATGGCTAAAGTAAGTACCTTTTACCGTCGAAAGAACGCCTGTATCGACAGATGGCGAGATTTGTATAGCAATGAAAATTCAGGCTTATGA